One window of Thermoplasma sp. Kam2015 genomic DNA carries:
- a CDS encoding phosphoribosyltransferase, giving the protein MANKFKATLVSWADIDRWCGNISRKVQASFQVDTIIGIARGGLVPARILSDRLWVKDLLSVKTEHWGITATKDGEAVLKTKISTDLSGKNVLVVDDITDTGESMGLAYEYVKSLKPKELRSATMLHISRSKFVPDYYSDLITEKNWAWFIFPWNVYEDLNNLIRKSLTDKVNPDEVIDILKEDYDLDVSSLNIEEILNDFVVFGRMKKDGRDFVIVQ; this is encoded by the coding sequence ATGGCTAACAAGTTCAAGGCCACCCTTGTCAGTTGGGCTGACATAGACAGGTGGTGTGGAAACATCAGCAGAAAGGTACAGGCATCATTTCAGGTTGATACGATCATAGGCATTGCGAGGGGAGGTCTGGTACCAGCAAGAATCCTTTCCGACAGGCTCTGGGTCAAGGATCTGCTCAGCGTGAAAACGGAGCACTGGGGCATAACCGCAACAAAGGATGGAGAAGCTGTGTTGAAAACCAAGATTAGCACCGATCTATCTGGCAAGAATGTGCTTGTTGTTGATGATATTACAGATACCGGAGAAAGTATGGGCCTCGCTTATGAGTATGTCAAATCCCTCAAGCCGAAGGAGTTGAGGAGCGCAACAATGCTACACATAAGCAGATCTAAATTCGTTCCAGATTATTACTCGGATCTCATAACCGAGAAGAACTGGGCATGGTTCATATTCCCATGGAACGTTTATGAAGACCTCAACAATCTGATAAGGAAATCACTCACCGATAAGGTCAATCCTGACGAGGTCATAGACATACTGAAGGAAGATTACGATCTCGACGTCTCATCTCTGAACATAGAGGAGATACTGAACGATTTCGTTGTTTTCGGAAGAATGAAAAAGGATGGCAGGGACTTCGTCATCGTACAATGA
- a CDS encoding NUDIX pyrophosphatase — MSSTRTGVKVQAVIYRCGKWPEFLILHRNKEHGDFWQNVTGNVEPGEDLGRALLREIREETGIGSDCIMHIAHRIMAFRFRAHEMDFIEYVYAIRVRDSCPIDISNNVDREHDAYEWVSMDRAVRTMRWYTNADAVRIANLIASAVCSKASDHADKKN; from the coding sequence ATGTCAAGCACAAGAACGGGCGTTAAGGTACAGGCGGTTATCTACAGATGCGGAAAATGGCCTGAATTCCTGATACTGCACAGAAATAAGGAACACGGCGATTTCTGGCAGAATGTCACCGGAAATGTGGAGCCAGGTGAGGATCTGGGCAGGGCACTCTTGAGGGAGATTCGAGAGGAAACTGGTATAGGCAGCGATTGCATAATGCATATCGCTCACAGGATCATGGCCTTCAGATTCAGAGCCCATGAGATGGATTTCATAGAGTATGTTTATGCCATACGTGTAAGGGATTCATGTCCCATCGATATATCCAACAATGTTGACAGGGAACATGATGCATATGAATGGGTCAGCATGGATCGCGCAGTTCGAACTATGAGATGGTATACGAATGCAGACGCAGTCAGGATAGCTAATCTAATAGCATCCGCCGTATGCAGCAAAGCCTCTGACCATGCAGACAAAAAGAATTAA